TCTCTGCTCCTGAAATGTTTGCTTAATGTAATGTTCATTGTAGGGAAATGCAGACTGTAGTGAATGTGGTGCAactcagcaacatgttttactCACTTAAGGAAAGTAATTCTGTAGTCCAGTGGAGCTTCAGCAAACCTGTGCTTATAAAGCTAAACCTCCTTGTTTTAGGTTCAGTGTGGAGACTTCCCACACCTGTTGGTGTACGGTCCATCCGGCGCGGGGAAGAAGACCCGCATCATGTGTCTGCTGAGGGAGCTGTATGGAGCAGGGGTGGAGAAGCTTCGCATTGAGCACCAGTCCATCGTGGTGAGAGGGCAAATAATGAAATACAGAGACTAGACTATAGCTGCTTTTCAGCATGCAGTCTTTCCGGACACCGCTCTTCTCAGTCTTCATGAGTTCAAAATCAAATTGTCTGCTAAAGGTTATATGCAACATAACCtggtttctgttttctgtcatcagGCTccatcaaagaaaaaaattgaGATAAACACAATAGCCAGCAACTACCACTTGGAAGTCAACCCAAGGTAACTTCATGATGAATGAAGCTACATACATTTACAACAGCACTGTACTTAAAGTTTGGAGGTATTTGAGTTTTCCACTCCATTTCAGAGACacttgcactttttactccattgcATTTATGTGACAGCTGTATCAGTAGGCCTTTATGGCTGAACTACAGCCTGaagatgttgcatattttgtCTGGAGCAGACataaaatgcaactgaatttcAGTTGGACTAAGTATTTCTGTTCTGTGTCATACACAGTGATGCTGGTAACCAGGACCGTGTGGTGATTCAAGAGCTGATAAAAACTGTGGCTCAGTCTCAGCAGATTCAGTCAAGCACCCAGAGAGAGTTCAAAGGTAGGAAAGACACTCATCCCTTTGTGCCAGTTTAACCTGCTAATGCTGGATCATGTTCTGGAGCAGCAGTCTTAGAAACCAGAGTATTTCTAAGACTGTTGTTCCTGTATTAACTACCTTTCCCTGATGCCCCCTCTGGCTCTGTGAAGCCATTGTTTCAGACTGTCATTCTTGTAATAACTAGCAAACTTTCTTTCCCAGTGGTGTTGCTGACAGAGGTGGACAGACTAACGAAGGATGCCCAGCATGCCTTGCGCCGGACAATGGAAAAGTATATGAGCACGTGCCGTCTCATCCTGTACTCTACCTCCACTTCCAAAGTCATTGGGCCAATTCGGAGCCGTTGTCTGGCTGTCAGAGTTCCTCTGCCGAGCACAGAAGAGGCAAGATGGAGATGATGTGGTTTAATAATCCTAATAATCTTATTACAATGCCTACATTTTGTCACATAagacaatattttcacttttttttctttgtttttcctgtttgctaGGTCTGCAGTGTTCTGACATCAGTCTGTAAAAAGGAGGGTCTGCTCCTCCCACCTGAGCTGGCCAAGCAAATCGCTGAGAAGTCTGGTCGCAACCTCCGCAAAGCCCTTTTGATGTGTGAGGCCTGCAGAGTGCAACAGTAAGTTATCACAAAGTTTATCATCATTCCTCCACAGCATTGTCTGTGAGCTAGCATGGGatataaacaaaaaataccTGCTTGCTTAGCCTGTGTTAATCTTTTCCAGGTATCCATTCTCAGCAGACCAAGATGTCCCGGCGACCGACTGGGAGGTCTACCTCAGAGAAACTGCTAATGCCATCGTCAGCCAGCAGAGCCCTCAGAGGTAGGAGAGGCAAAGAGGTTTTGTTGGCTCTGACAGTGACTAAAAGTTCATCAGACTTGTGGGGATGATTTTataaatctgtctgtgtctcaggtTGCTGGAGGTTCGAGCCAGACTGTACGAGCTGCTGACTCACTGCATCCCTCCTGATATCATTATGAAGGTACCGTTTACTACGCCTCATCTCCCGTCAACGTGTCAGAACGGTTTGCAGTAATGTCTGAGGCAATGAGTGTTAATTTTCCTCGTCCAATCCTCTAACAGGGTCTGGTCACAGAGTTGCTGAGTAACTGCGATGGCCAACTGAAGGCAGAGGTGGCCCACATGGCAGCTTTCTACgaacacagactgcagctgggCAGCAAAGCTATCTACCACCTGGAGGCCTTCATCGCCAAGTTCATGGCCATCTACAAGAAGTTCATGGAAGACGGTCTGGACGGCATGATGTTTTGACTCTGAATGGACCTAAAAACAGACACTTTTCTTGACATGAGTTCAAATTGCGCTTCCTTTTTGCCCCAACAAgactttgcatttaaaaatatactgcAAGGACAATAGATCTGAACAttaaattactttttctttGCAACCTGTTAAATCTGGTGTTGCTCCATGGATATGACCAAACATGGTTTTATTACCACGAACAGACATCACACAGAATGTATGTTATAACActtaatgttatttttgtttaataCATCAACCTTATTAACCATCAGTCCTGAAATGATGAGCTTGATGAGAGTGGCTGTTACGTTGTATAATACTGCTTACATTACTGTCTGATGTTCCTCAGTATGTAAGGCAGGCTGGAAACATGGAAACAGCACCAAGAAATATAGTGTCaatgtttggggggggggtttcacCTCATTGAAACAAATTTATGGTTAAGCACTTAGTACATATAAACATACACTCATTACAGTCAAACTCTtaaataacagacaaaaaacaactacaaaacTCTTAAAATCATCATTTG
Above is a genomic segment from Chelmon rostratus isolate fCheRos1 chromosome 14, fCheRos1.pri, whole genome shotgun sequence containing:
- the rfc3 gene encoding replication factor C subunit 3, which encodes MSLWVDKYRPTSLGKLDYHKEQATQLKNLVQCGDFPHLLVYGPSGAGKKTRIMCLLRELYGAGVEKLRIEHQSIVAPSKKKIEINTIASNYHLEVNPSDAGNQDRVVIQELIKTVAQSQQIQSSTQREFKVVLLTEVDRLTKDAQHALRRTMEKYMSTCRLILYSTSTSKVIGPIRSRCLAVRVPLPSTEEVCSVLTSVCKKEGLLLPPELAKQIAEKSGRNLRKALLMCEACRVQQYPFSADQDVPATDWEVYLRETANAIVSQQSPQRLLEVRARLYELLTHCIPPDIIMKGLVTELLSNCDGQLKAEVAHMAAFYEHRLQLGSKAIYHLEAFIAKFMAIYKKFMEDGLDGMMF